In Scomber scombrus chromosome 17, fScoSco1.1, whole genome shotgun sequence, the following proteins share a genomic window:
- the LOC133998078 gene encoding toll-like receptor 5, translating into MWMFALQVVVIFVLLQVPGCFSSCLIMGSVANCAFKNLRWVPALPPNITHLYLGMNRIGEINATSLSGLEELQELDLGQQYSLLRIRNNAFIRQRQLKRLVLGYNVGLQLEPQAFAGLSNLQSLYLDYCSLQESILKEKYLEPLSSLETLNLFGNKIKRLQPSMFFSNMTHLKNLNLKLNKIDKICESDLVGFQGKHFQVLNLDSVHLKDMASESFDWQKCGNPFRGMSFQTLDLSYNGFSVKKSKQFFRAIKGTKISHLRLSGPMGKGFSFNNLPDPDHSTFEGLRNSSVLTLDLSKNKIFALQQGVFSPLKDVAIIDVSQNTVNQIHRNAFEGLQRHLKMLNMSHNLLGEIYSHTFASLTNLQVLDLSYNHIGALGYGSFRGLPKLKALYLTGNSLRELGFPASLPNLDYLQLNDNKLMPSSVNSITRFATNIIHLNIQDNRLTNLGDVYTFLTQLKRLQRLFYGGNPIRWCTLSRKVSEIGLNNLHALDLHGSNLQSIWSKEKCLDLFDNLGHLIGLNLSFNALQSLPQGIFKDLTSLLEIDLSSNTLTYLQPDMFPQSLEVLNLSNNFIASPDPVVFRSLSVLNLKMNRFHCDPNLKSFLTWVKDTNVTFMNPVAELRCEFPSGFYNVPLLDYSSQFTKQ; encoded by the exons ATGTGGATGTTTGCTCTTCAGGTGGTTGTAATCTTTGTTTTACTGCAG GTGCCAGGCTGCTTCTCATCATGCCTCATAATGGGCTCTGTGGCCAACTGTGCCTTCAAAAACCTCCGCTGGGTTCCTGCTCTGCCTCCCAACATCACCCACCTGTACCTGGGGATGAACCGCATTGGGGAGATCAATGCTACCTCTCTGTCAGGCCTCGAGGAGCTACAGGAGCTGGACCTCGGGCAGCAGTATTCACTACTCAGGATTAGGAACAACGCCTTTATCAGACAAAGACAACTGAAGAGGCTGGTGCTTGGCTATAATGTCGGCCTTCAGCTAGAGCCACAAGCCTTTGCAGGACTGTCCAATTTGCAGAGTCTCTACCTGGATTACTGTTCACTTCAAGAGTCCATCCTGAAGGAGAAGTATTTGGAGCCACTGTCCTCCTTGGAGACTCTCAATCTTTTTGGAAACAAGATAAAGAGACTCCAGCCTTCAATGTTCTTTTCAAACATGACTCATTTGAAAAATCTGAATCTCAAGCTGAACAAAATTGACAAAATATGCGAGTCTGATCTGGTTGGTTTCCAGGGGAAGCATTTCCAGGTACTGAATTTGGACTCTGTCCACCTTAAGGACATGGCTAGTGAAAGCTTTGACTGGCAGAAATGTGGGAACCCTTTCAGAGGAATGTCCTTTCAGACCCTTGACTTGTCCTACAATGGGTTCAGCGTGAAGAAATCAAAGCAGTTTTTCAGAGCCATCAAGGGTACTAAGATCTCCCATCTCAGACTGTCAGGGCCCATGGGTAAAGGATTTTCATTTAACAATCTCCCTGATCCAGACCACAGCACTTTTGAAGGCCTGAGGAACAGTTCAGTCCTCACTTTGGATCTGTctaaaaacaagatatttgcaTTGCAACAAGGGGTTTTTAGTCCACTTAAAGATGTTGCAATCATTGACGTTTCCCAAAACACAGTAAATCAGATACACAGAAATGCCTTTGAAGGTCTTcagagacatttaaaaatgctcAACATGTCACATAACCTGCTTGGGGAAATCTATTCCCACACATTTGCTTCTCTAACAAACCTGCAAGTGTTAGATTTGTCTTACAATCACATTGGTGCACTGGGATATGGCTCATTTCGTGGACTTCCCAAACTGAAAGCGTTATATCTAACTGGAAACTCACTGCGAGAACTTGGTTTCCCTGCATCTCTACCAAACTTAGATTATCTCCAGttgaatgacaataaattgATGCCCTCATCTGTGAACAGTATCACACGTTTTGCCACTAATATCATTCATTTGAACATTCAGGACAACAGATTAACAAACTTGGGAGATGTTTACACCTTCTTGACTCAGCTGAAACGCCTCCAGCGTCTCTTCTATGGAGGAAACCCAATCAGGTGGTGCACACTCAGCAGAAAAGTTTCAGAAATTGGTTTGAATAATTTGCATGCCCTGGATCTTCATGGCAGCAATCTGCAGTCCATTTGGTCAAAAGAGAAATGCCTAGATCTGTTTGACAATCTTGGGCATTTGATCGGTCTCAACTTGAGCTTCAACGCCTTACAGTCTCTTCCTCAAGGCATTTTCAAGGATCTCACCTCCCTCTTGGAAATAGACCTTTCATCCAACACCCTGACATATCTCCAGCCTGACATGTTCCCACAAAGTCTTGAAGTTCTCAACCTCTCCAACAACTTCATAGCCTCCCCCGACCCCGTTGTTTTCCGCTCTCTCAGCGTCCTCAACCTAAAAATGAACCGATTCCACTGTGACCCAAACCTAAAGAGTTTTCTGACTTGGGTGAAAGACACAAACGTAACATTTATGAATCCTGTTGCAGAGCTCAGATGTGAATTTCCTTCTGGTTTCTATAACGTTCCTCTCTTAGATTACTCTTCTCAGTTTACAAAGCAGTGA